Proteins encoded in a region of the Sugiyamaella lignohabitans strain CBS 10342 chromosome B, complete sequence genome:
- the UTP8 gene encoding Utp8p (Nucleolar protein required for export of tRNAs from the nucleus; also copurifies with the small subunit (SSU) processome containing the U3 snoRNA that is involved in processing of pre-18S rRNA; GO_component: GO:0030686 - 90S preribosome [Evidence IDA] [PMID 12150911]; GO_component: GO:0005730 - nucleolus [Evidence IEA]; GO_component: GO:0005730 - nucleolus [Evidence IDA] [PMID 12068309]; GO_component: GO:0005634 - nucleus [Evidence IEA]; GO_component: GO:0033553 - rDNA heterochromatin [Evidence IDA] [PMID 15489292]; GO_component: GO:0030529 - ribonucleoprotein complex [Evidence IEA]; GO_component: GO:0032040 - small-subunit processome [Evidence IDA] [PMID 12068309]; GO_component: GO:0034455 - t-UTP complex [Evidence IDA] [PMID 17515605]; GO_function: GO:0030515 - snoRNA binding [Evidence IPI] [PMID 12068309]; GO_function: GO:0000049 - tRNA binding [Evidence IDA] [PMID 19370060]; GO_process: GO:0000462 - maturation of SSU-rRNA from tricistronic rRNA transcript (SSU-rRNA, 5.8S rRNA, LSU-rRNA) [Evidence IMP] [PMID 12068309]; GO_process: GO:0045943 - positive regulation of transcription from RNA polymerase I promoter [Evidence IMP] [PMID 15489292]; GO_process: GO:0006364 - rRNA processing [Evidence IEA]; GO_process: GO:0042254 - ribosome biogenesis [Evidence IEA]; GO_process: GO:0006409 - tRNA export from nucleus [Evidence IMP] [PMID 12794079]; GO_process: GO:0006351 - transcription, DNA-templated [Evidence IEA]), producing MPHISEPFLLTGLPHTSKVKPSSVKASSAIWGKASSVCLGISNSSITSYSLLPTPRLLWTHSLPPNSTVTALQVFKSQEDSLTVVGFGVYERKKHFVKFIEIDDKNSGDAVDKPATSFPVPGEVSGIKFSASGERVYVILKNSCVQLYALPVEENNVKEIWSSKTKASRTLIHYSVIPPSGDGEGPEDGSVVLVSKREVGKKSMIEVRILALDSKGSYELITRDIEVSEEELKYGLALAYYEGNLYRYSSREKKIYVAPILNGGDPTTSIYSAIFSVPSDVSEESSSLISTPSLLAIGRNLFLSDGKSVLLIDTQYHTTISQKTINEPLTSILGYVESSSTVIGVSTFGSSASASNNSTQSVIGINVDSGKGTLLESLGKGIGEEEDPWRLGYSDIFIKKNYNLREYSNVIKDIIATAQDYAASILTGLSEYKDKSDIINFEHKAISFLKGKEWDEIDELTNESKEVFAYEDKDRDVDREFIFELVDLVFDNSDISDPSSSSTLKLYPDFVPQKLIIYLLTHPLFPTTELPGLLNVLSQYPRLLRQAIVTAPAVECFDLVEALSLADDEIFRDIVNRVLEEYGQEEIFESIKLKYGTGENKSKATLDVVNRLIKLDVGWQLIPCFVDVGGLFGWDYTVISDLYKSVTSQVEALVSSAEIMTLIDETLRKFDATVDAAEVGRRSKKALSKQRGLSTTSSTEKARKGPELISAEQREQERMRNLLRFGIDSGSPGDVTPLNPADAVLQKKKRAVREGNLISRKVPLYTVEKLVL from the coding sequence ATGCCACATATATCTGAGCCATTTCTACTTACAGGGCTGCCTCATACCTCTAAAGTCAAGCCTTCTTCTGTGAAGGCATCATCAGCAATTTGGGGCAAAGCATCTTCTGTATGCCTTGGGATTTCGAATAGTTCGATAACTTCTTATTCTCTATTACCCACCCCAAGATTACTATGGACACACTCTCTACCCCCAAATAGTACAGTTACGGCATTACAAGTCTTTAAAAGTCAGGAAGATTCTCTCACAGTGGTGGGATTTGGTGTGTatgaaagaaagaagcaTTTTGTTAAGTTCATTGAGATTGATGATAAAAACTCAGGGGATGCAGTTGACAAGCCAGCAACTTCTTTTCCTGTTCCTGGTGAGGTAAGTGGAATAAAATTTTCTGCTTCCGGTGAGCGGGTTTATGTTATTCTTAAGAATTCATGTGTTCAACTATACGCCCTGCCTGTTGAGGAGAACAATGTCAAAGAGATATGGTCATCGAAGACCAAGGCCAGTCGGACCCTGATTCATTACTCTGTTATACCGCCATCAGGAGATGGAGAAGGCCCGGAGGATGGATCAGTTGTATTAGTGTCCAAAAGAGAGGTTGGAAAGAAGTCCATGATTGAAGTGCGAATTTTGGCTTTAGATTCCAAAGGGTCATATGAATTAATTACTAGGGATATTGAAGTCTCTGAGGAAGAGCTCAAATATGGACTTGCATTGGCATACTATGAGGGAAACCTTTACAGATATAGCTCTagagaaaagaagatttATGTTGCGCCGATTCTTAATGGTGGCGACCCTACTACCAGTATTTATAGCGCCATTTTTTCTGTTCCTTCGGATGTCAGTGAGGAGAGCAGCTCCTTGATCTCTACACCTTCTTTACTTGCCATTGGAAGAAACCTATTTTTATCTGATGGCAAGTCTGTGTTACTTATTGACACCCAATACCATACAACTATCAGCCAGAAGACTATAAATGAACCTCTTACTTCAATCTTAGGATATGTTGAgtcatcttcaacagtTATAGGAGTCTCGACGTTTGGATCATCTGCGTCAGCATCCAACAATTCAACTCAGTCAGTTATAGGAATTAATGTTGATAGTGGCAAGGGAACGTTGTTGGAGTCATTAGGGAAAGGAATtggtgaagaggaggaCCCTTGGAGGCTGGGATattctgatatttttatcAAAAAGAACTACAATCTTCGAGAGTACTCTAATGTTATTAAAGATATCATTGCTACGGCACAAGATTATGCTGCGTCAATTTTAACTGGCCTATCGGAGTATAAAGATAAAAGTGATATTATCAACTTCGAGCATAAGGCGATTAGTTTCCTCAAGGGAAAAGAATGGGACGAAATTGATGAACTGACAAATGAAAGTAAAGAAGTTTTTGCATATGAAGATAAAGACAGGGATGTAGATAGAGAGTTCATATTTGAGTTAGTTGACTTGGTGTTTGATAATTCAGATATATCCGACCCCTCATCATCTAGTACACTCAAATTGTATCCTGATTTTGTCCCTCAAAAGCTGATTATTTATCTTCTGACCCATCCTCTATTCCCAACAACAGAACTCCCAGGGCTATTGAACGTACTTTCGCAATATCCAAGATTGTTGCGCCAGGCCATTGTAACGGCCCCGGCTGTGGAATGTTTTGATTTGGTTGAGGCACTTTCTTTAGCCGATGACGAGATTTTCCGAGATATTGTAAACCGAGTTCTGGAGGAATATGGTCAGGAAGAGATTTTCGAATCAATCAAACTTAAGTATGGTACCGGTGAGAATAAATCTAAGGCGACCCTTGATGTCGTCAACAGATTAATTAAGCTTGACGTTGGGTGGCAGCTGATTCCATGCTTTGTAGATGTTGGTGGACTATTTGGTTGGGACTACACAGTAATAAGTGATCTTTACAAGTCGGTTACTTCGCAAGTTGAGGCGTTGGTTTCCAGCGCAGAAATCATGACACTTATTGATGAGACGTTGCGTAAATTTGATGCTACAGTAGATGCCGCTGAAGTTGGCAGAAGGTCCAAAAAGGCCCTTTCGAAACAGCGAGGCTTATCTACAACCTCTAGCACCGAGAAAGCTAGAAAGGGCCCAGAACTAATATCGGCCGAACAACGTGAACAAGAAAGAATGAGAAATCTGCTCAGATTCGGTATTGATTCAGGAAGTCCGGGTGATGTCACACCTTTGAACCCAGCTGATGCGGTGctgcaaaagaagaagcgggCCGTTAGGGAAGGTAACCTTATCTCTAGAAAAGTTCCGCTTTACACAGTTGAGAAACTTGTATTATAA
- the GCD14 gene encoding Gcd14p (Subunit of tRNA (1-methyladenosine) methyltransferase; required, along with Gcd10p, for the modification of the adenine at position 58 in tRNAs, especially tRNAi-Met; first identified as a negative regulator of GCN4 expression; GO_component: GO:0005634 - nucleus [Evidence IEA,IEA]; GO_component: GO:0005634 - nucleus [Evidence IDA] [PMID 9851972]; GO_component: GO:0031515 - tRNA (m1A) methyltransferase complex [Evidence IEA]; GO_component: GO:0031515 - tRNA (m1A) methyltransferase complex [Evidence IDA,IPI] [PMID 10779558]; GO_function: GO:0008168 - methyltransferase activity [Evidence IEA]; GO_function: GO:0016429 - tRNA (adenine-N1-)-methyltransferase activity [Evidence IEA]; GO_function: GO:0016429 - tRNA (adenine-N1-)-methyltransferase activity [Evidence IDA,IMP] [PMID 10779558]; GO_function: GO:0016740 - transferase activity [Evidence IEA]; GO_process: GO:0032259 - methylation [Evidence IEA]; GO_process: GO:0030488 - tRNA methylation [Evidence IEA]; GO_process: GO:0030488 - tRNA methylation [Evidence IDA] [PMID 10779558]; GO_process: GO:0008033 - tRNA processing [Evidence IEA]), with amino-acid sequence MSFLDNRDIIQEGDLVLAWISRGDVKPITVRKEQQLNTRFGIFPHNLIIGQKFGNQIPSVSGKGFIHLVAPTPELWTLSLPHRTQIVYTPDSSYIVQRLKIRPGSRVIEAGTGSGSFTHAISRSVDKRGHIFTYEFHEPRFLEAKKEIEDHGLADIVSITHRDVCNEGFENPMDYSGDMNASAVFLDLPSPWTAIPRLKSCLATDRVVSICCFSPCMEQVIKTVETLRKEGFQRIEMVEISSKRWEGHRNMVRNLDDALQRLKDVKERRLYGLEIRKEKNDAAKKRKIEDSVGNASHRDSAVESSVSPVATPSETTSEAVLLESVKHNSSQNSSYKGYNPWGRGLRIREGDPNYEWRSVSRMEAEIKSHTSYLTFAILPPKFELPNNE; translated from the coding sequence ATGTCTTTTCTAGACAATAGAGATATTATTCAAGAGGGGGATCTCGTCCTAGCGTGGATCTCTAGAGGTGATGTTAAGCCCATCACGGTGAGGAAAGAACAGCAGCTCAACACAAGATTTGGCATATTCCCACATAATTTAATAATTGGTCAGAAGTTTGGCAACCAGATTCCAAGCGTTTCGGGCAAGGGCTTTATTCACTTGGTGGCTCCCACTCCCGAGCTATGGACTCTGTCATTACCCCATAGAACGCAGATTGTATATACTCCAGATTCGAGTTACATAGTTCAAAGGTTGAAAATCCGTCCAGGATCCAGAGTCATTGAAGCTGGTACTGGGAGCGGCAGTTTTACACACGCTATTTCCCGTTCAGTAGATAAACGAGGACACATTTTCACGTATGAATTTCATGAACCGAGATTTCTGGAAGCTAAAAAAGAGATTGAGGACCATGGTTTGGCAGATATTGTAAGCATCACACACAGAGATGTTTGTAACGAAGGATTTGAGAACCCTATGGACTATAGTGGGGACATGAATGCATCGGCTGTATTTTTAGATCTACCATCGCCATGGACGGCAATTCCTAGATTGAAATCGTGTCTCGCCACCGATCGGGTGGTTTCAATTTGCTGTTTCTCTCCATGTATGGAGCAAGTGATCAAGACTGTTGAAACTCTTAGAAAAGAGGGCTTCCAGAGGATCGAAATGGTCGAGATAAGTTCTAAAAGGTGGGAGGGTCATAGGAACATGGTTCGGAATCTTGATGACGCTCTCCAACGGTTAAAGGATGTTAAAGAACGAAGATTGTATGGACTTGAAATCCGTaaggaaaaaaatgatGCTgcgaaaaagagaaaaatagAAGACTCTGTGGGAAATGCATCACATAGAGATTCCGCTGTTGAATCGTCTGTATCCCCTGTCGCCACACCATCTGAGACAACTTCCGAAGCTGTTCTGTTAGAATCCGTGAAGCATAACTCTAGTCAGAATTCTTCGTATAAGGGCTACAACCCATGGGGTCGGGGCCTTCGAATCCGAGAGGGTGATCCTAATTATGAGTGGAGAAGCGTTTCTCGTATGGAAGCGGAGATTAAGAGCCATACTTCATATCTAACTTTTGCTATTCTTCCACCAA